GCATGGGAATTACCAGGGTATAAAACACAGAGACGATCTTGTCGTGCTCCACACTGTATTTTGAACTGGGCCTTAAGTACATGAAGGAGCCTGTCCCATAGAACACAGTAACAGCAGTCACATggaaagcacaggtggagaaagctttgtgtctgcctttggcaGATTTAATCTTGTGGATGGTGACCCCAATGCATATGTAGGAGATGACAATGAGGAGGATAGTGGAGGTGACAAGCACAGCAGCACAGGTGAAATGGACCAGATCAGTGATGTAAGTGCCAGAGCAGGAGAGTTTCAGGATGGGGGGCACATCGCAGAAGAAATGGTTGATGATGTTGGAATTGCAGAAGGACAAGCGGAATATAATTATTGTCTGAACAGTTGCATTCACACAGCCCATGAAGTAGGAGCCGCACACAAGGAGCATGCAGAACCTCCTGGACATAATGACAGGGTAAAGCAAGGGGTTACAGATGGCTATGAACCGGTCATAGGCCATCACGGCCAGGAGGTAGCATTCTCCTGTCACTGCAATGCCGAACAGGAAGAGCTGAGATGCGCATGCTGTGTACAATATGGTTTTTGTCTCTGCCACAAAGGTCATCAGAGTGCTGGGTATAATGATGGTGGAGTAGCTGACATCTAAGAAGGAAAGGCTGCtgatgaagaagtacatgggggtgtggagcctGGAGTTGATTTGGATGAGCACAATCATCCCTAGATTTCCCGCTACAGTGAACAGATAGATCagtagaaacaccatgaagagGAGGACTTGCAACCTCAGGCTGTCTGTGAAGCCCAACAAGATAAATTCTGTCACCACAGTGTGATTCCCTTCTACCATCTATCATGGGTGAGAAAGACAGGGTTACActgaagaaaacaagacaaatgcaAGGTGACTGTCAGAATGCCAACACGGCTCTAGTCAAGTTGACTGAGGATGAAGGTTTAATTTTGCTCATATCTTCCTAttcatgtttttcaagttttgaacTCAGATTATCTCAGAGacatttcctgcctttcaaaAATATGCATTCTTTCTGTGTACTTTGAAGGAGCACAGGTTAACAAATCACACCTGTTCCTGCAAACTTCACTACTTTTCCCTCCCCAAATGCTTGATTTAACCTCTACAGTGGTCATCTGCACTGCAGGCCTTAGCTCCATAGTATTTGTTGCACCTCACCTATAGTAGATGTTCACTCAAAGGTGACTTGCATCATGCCCTAGAAATGCTTTCTTCACATGTTGTTATAGACACAGTCTAGGTAATTAACTTTGTACATTGCTGAGACATAAACACATGTGAAACTAGGAAAATCTCTCAAACCCAAAACAAGGGGCCAAAGAAGTCTGTAGCTTACCACTATGCCAGAATGATATTTTGGGGCAACTACGGTAAGTAGCAGGCAAAAGCTGGTGGCTTGGAAAAGCTGACCTAGAAGCGTGAATGGCATTTCAGCTTGAAAAAGAGCAGGGCTTATGGTCTGCTGTTGCTTCTGTAAATCTGGAACTAACGTGAAAATTATAATCAGCTGACTTCTCAAGCAGGTTCTGTTTCAGAAGTCTAGAAATAAGCTTTCTGTGCCCAGGAATAGAAAATTAGAAGAGACCTTGGAATAACTCATCTTgtccacttttctttttccaaggaagAATGCACTGCACCAACGTGATTCCCAGAAACTTTTGCCTCATTTCTTCTTTAAACTCTCTAGTAGCACAGTTTTCACCCAATCCCTAGCTATTTATGTTTCTTCTTAAAAAGTTAGTGATTATTAAGTTTTCTCCTAAATTTTAACCCCAATTTTCCCATTGCAATTTAACCGAAAAGCCTTTTGTCCCACTCATTGTGGCATAAGAAACAGTTTTTCCCCTTTCACTTTTTAGACATTTTTCCACCACTGGTTTTAACACAgtttccatgcttttttttttagcatatagCTTTTCCTGGACTGTGTCCAGTAAGGTGTTAGCTCATTTTGTAAGTTATTATCTTCAGTCAAAGAGTTTGTTCTCATGGCAATTATGCCAAATGGAATTGCAGAGAAATGAGAAAGCTACTGCTTTGAAAGCTCCTGAAGCGAGCTCTCACAacctgaaaaaaaacagagattatTTTCAAGAACACTTGTATTGATAGACAGGGGGGAGGGTCAAGAAGGGAATTCCCGCTTCCCTCATGATATAAAGCAAAGGTATGAAATAGCTCATCTTCTGCATTCAGGCTTGTCAATAGAACTTGTGTTTACAACCCACTATTCTTACCTTACCACTCACGTCTTAGCATGCTGGGGGTGTTAGTGTTGCTTATACTGTCAACGAACTCTCCtgtaaaagaagcagagaaagaggaggaaaataatgCAGCTTTGACTGCAAGGTGCACAATCTCTATTGTCTCCAAAGAAGAAGGAATTCCCGTTCTCTAAAACCAAAAGGGAAGACACAGTGCATCTTTAGCTGAACCAGGGACAGAGCTTACTTGTGGGAGAGGAAAGTCTCCTGCTGCTTGTCAGAAAGGAGGTATTTTAGCAATTAACATGCACTTTCATATACTTATGCTCCATTTGGGTGTAGAATTCCTGAGTGGGCACAGCATCTGAACACAAGGCAAGGCACAGTGGGACAATTaaaatgtcctttgtgctccctgTGGAGAAAACCTGTCCTCTCTTCTTGTGCAATTATACAAATGGACTTTCTTCctcacatttttaaagagaaattttttctttttctttttttccccatgtggtCCTCTGTGTTATTTTTCTTGGTTTCTTCTGCTATGTAGTAACCTAGGTCAttatggaccaaaaaaaaaaaaaaaaaaaatcattttccaaacTGGGGAGGGCAACACAGGGAATGAGAAAAAGATGCTGCTGTTCAGTAGAGGAGAAGGCCCTTTCCCCAGACTGCTCTGAAGCAGACTGGTCATTTCAGCCACATCAACCTGTCTCGGCCTTCTGAGGCTCTAGGTTATGCAGGGGTGAATTAAACCCCTGGAGAAGAGTGACATTTAGGCCTTGTTTTGCATTCTGGGAAGCCCCTTTCTCAAGCTGTGTGTTGACATCAGACATGTGCTTCAGCCTGTTCTGAAACATGCTGAAGACATAAGAAGCACAGATAGGAGTTGCTCCTTCAAATACTTTCTCTACACTTCCAACCTCTACACTGGGACCCCCAACATGTGAAATAGGGCAGTAAATTAATTCAAGGCACAAACTAATGTTCTTCTAAGATGCTCCAGTTAAAACAACGACATATTTGCCAAGGTCTCTTCTTAATCACCAAGGGATATGTTTATGTGTAACCAAATCAAACACTTTGGCCAAATAAGTCAGTGTTCAAGAAATAATCTTCGTACCTTCAGTCCAAGAGAAATAAGTCCCCAGCCCTTTCTGTTGCTTCATTTCTCTGGATCACTCAATTTAATGGGACAATTGCCCAGCTAAAGCTGTTCAGACTTGGAGGGAGGAAAAGTTATTGACACTTGAGAAGAAAAGATCAAGTTTCTCAAGGTTACATAGGTTCATAGATTCTGTGAGGGGAAAATTAATCAACATAGATGGCAGAAAGGAACAAAGAGTGTATTCCTCTGAACCACAAAGTCTGTAGATTACGCAGTGAACCTACATAGTCTATTGTGAAGGTCACAGGATTAATATGCTGTCCTCATACATGTAAGTACTAATGATATAGGGGAAAGCAGGAGTAAAGTTCTGGAGGCAAAGTTTAGGCTCATGGAAAGGCACATGAAGAGCTGGAAATTTTTGGTTACATTTTCTGAAGTGCTCTTAGCATTGTAAGGCATATTAAGGAGAGAGTGGAGAAACATCTATTTAAACAGCTAAGATTATGGTGTGAGGAAAGCTTTAGCTTCCTTAAGGACTCAGTACAATTCTGTAATAAAGGCATCCTGTGCAAGAGGAGTAGATTTCATCTGAACTGGTAGGAAGCCAAGCTGCTGGCAAATCAAAAAGATGTTAAATGAGCTTTAAAAGTAAGGGGAAAACTAACAAATGTGGAAGGTTGCATGGCTCCAGGGTAATGTTTCTAAGACTGAATATATGAAAATTCTGTATCCTGAAGTGAAGGCCAAGCCAGAAGGTGGAAAATGAATGGAAAGCACTGAAGAAGGTTCCGACTAATAAAAGAGGCTTAAGAAACAAACTTTCCCCAAACTTGAATCTTGGGCCTAAAATGATGGCCTTGTTATACAAGGTGTATTGGAAACTTGGTGGAAGGAAACAGCTAGCAGGACATTATAATGCCAGGCTACACAATAGTAAAGTAGTTAGGGGAAACCCTgctggtgtcagagcagtgtTGTGTGTTAAAGCGAAAGATAAATGCCATAAACTCTCCATCTCAACAAGTGGCACAGAACCGGCATGGACTGAAATCCCAGGCCCAAATGCGAGGAGTACGATATTGAAGCTTTTCATTTGCTACTGGGTAATGCCTAGTATGAGGTTCAAAACTGCACCATAGAAGCACCACTCTGACAGTGACTCTAATATCCTTAGCGTTAGCTGTGT
This is a stretch of genomic DNA from Apteryx mantelli isolate bAptMan1 chromosome 4, bAptMan1.hap1, whole genome shotgun sequence. It encodes these proteins:
- the LOC136991814 gene encoding olfactory receptor 5J3-like; the encoded protein is MVEGNHTVVTEFILLGFTDSLRLQVLLFMVFLLIYLFTVAGNLGMIVLIQINSRLHTPMYFFISSLSFLDVSYSTIIIPSTLMTFVAETKTILYTACASQLFLFGIAVTGECYLLAVMAYDRFIAICNPLLYPVIMSRRFCMLLVCGSYFMGCVNATVQTIIIFRLSFCNSNIINHFFCDVPPILKLSCSGTYITDLVHFTCAAVLVTSTILLIVISYICIGVTIHKIKSAKGRHKAFSTCAFHVTAVTVFYGTGSFMYLRPSSKYSVEHDKIVSVFYTLVIPMLNPMIYSLRNKEVKEALRRTIARLYCSPRKQQRFRTPSRTERK